The sequence CCCGGTGGAGGTGCTTTGCGAGGGGGCCTGTGTGCTCAACCAGGAGCACAAGCGTCCGGTCATGATTGGGTCCCTTCAGCGCCTGGCCACGGACTTCGTGCTGGACCGCGGGATTCGGGTCCTGGAGGCGGGGTCTCCCAACTCACGCCGGGTGGCCCTCATCGGAGCCGGGCCCGCGAGCTTCGGCTGTGCGGCCGAGCTGGCCCGCCTGGGCTACGCCTGCCGCATCTACGAGAAGCGCAAGATCCCCGGCGGCCTGAACACCCACGGCATTGCCGCCTACAAGATGCGGGCGGCGGAGGCTTTGCGGGAGGTGGAGCTGTTGCGGTCGCTGGGAGTCGAGGTCGTGGGTGAGGTCGAGGTGGGGAAGGATCTCAGCATCTCCGAACTTCGTGCAAAGGCCGACTCGCTCTTCCTGGGCATCGGGCTGGGCACGACGGAGGCCCTCGGCATCCCCGGCGAGACCCTACCGGGGGTGGTGGATGCTCTCGGTTTCATCGATCGTGTGAAAAACGAGCCTTTCCGCCAGATCGACGTAGGCCGGACGGTCGTGGTTTTCGGCGCCGGCAACACCTCGGTGGATGCCGCTACCCAGGCCAAGCGACTGGGGGCGGAGAACGTTCTTGTGGTCTACCGCCGGGGGCCGGAGGATATCCCCGCCTACGACTACGAGTACGAACTGGCCAAGTCGGACGGTGCGACCTACGTCTTCTACGCGCTGCCCGTGCGCTTCCTGGGCGACGGGGCCCTGACCGCGGTCGAGTGCGTAAGGACGGAGATTGTTGAGGACGCCCGGGGACGCCCCGCCGTGCGGCCCATCCCCGGCTCTGAGTTCCACATCCCCTGCGACATGGCCATCACCGCGGTGGGGCAGAAGAAGGCGGTGGAGTGGCTGACCGGGATGTTCCCCGGCCTCGCCCTGGAAGGCGGGAGGGTGCAGGTGGATGCCAGCGGCCGTACGAACCTGAGCGGACTCTACGCGGGCGGCGACTGCGTCAACGGGGGCAAGGAGGTCGTGAACGCGGTCGCAGAGGGCAAGGCGGCGGCAGGTGCCATCGATCAGGACCTGGGTCGGCCGCGAGGGTAGGGAGGCGTCATGGCGGACCTGACCACCGACTGCGGGGGCATCCGGAGCCCCAACCCCTTCTGGGTGGCCTCGGGCCCGCCCGCCAACACCGCTTACCAGGTCATGCGGGCCTTCGACGCCGGGTGGGGGGGGGCCGTCTGGAAGACCATTGGCGAGCCCATCATCAACACCACCTCGCGGTACGGAAGCGTCGACCTCGCCAACGTCCGCATGATGGGCTTCAACAACATCGAGCTGATCTCGGACCGGCCCGTCGAGGACAATCTACGCGAGATCGCAGAGGTCAAGAAGCGCTACCCCAAGAACGCGGTGGTGGCGTCCCTGATGGTGGAGTCCAAGCGAGAGGCTTGGCACGAGATCGTCCGGCGGGCGGAAGGAGCGGGAGCCGACGGCCTCGAACTCAACTTCGGCTGCCCCCATGGCATGAGCGAGCGGGGGATGGGCTCCGCGGTGGGCCAGGTGCCCGAATACACGAGGCTCATCGTCTCCTGGGTCAAGGAGGTGGCGCGCACGCCCGTGCTCGTGAAGCTCACCCCCAACATCTCGGACGTCACCTACATCGGCGTGGCCGCCCGGGAGGGGGGGGCGGACGGGGTCTCCCTCATCAATACCATCAACAGCATCATGGGCATCGACCTCGACACCCTGGCCCCCCGCCCGATCGTGGACGGCAAGTCGTCCCACGGCGGCTACTGCGGCCCCGCGGTCAAGCCGATAGCCCTCAACATGGTGTCGGCGGTGGCCCGGCACCCAGAGATCGGAATCCCCATCTCAGGGATCGGGGGCGTGGCTTCTTGGAGCGACGCCGCGGAATTCCTGCTCCTGGGGGCGAGCTCCATCCAGGTCTGCACGGCCATCATGCACTATGGGTTCCGTATCGTGGAGGACATGGTGGACGGCCTCTCGAACTGGATGGACGAGCGGGGGTTCAGGACCCTGGCCGAGGTTCGCGGGAAGAGCCTGCCCCGCGTGACGGAATGGGGAGAGTTGAACCTCAACTTCAAGGTCATCGCCGAGATCCACCGGGAGAAGTGCATCGGCTGCCACCTCTGCTACGTGGCTTGCGAGGACGGAGCCCACCAGTCCATCCGGATGGTCGCGGGGGGGAAAGTGCCCGAGATCATCGAGGAGAAATGCGTGGGCTGCAACCTCTGTATGCTGGTCTGCCCCATCCCCGGCTGCATCACCATGAAGGAGATCCCCCACGGGCGACCCGCCACGTCCTGGCGGCAGTACCAGGAAGCCTTGGGCAAGGGGATCGTCTGCGAGCCGCCGGGCGAGCGGCCCCCCCACTGAGAGACTCCGAAGATACCAGCATGTCGTCCAGGCCCGGCGTGGGAGTAAACGCGCTTCGGCGGGAGGGACCGGAGAAGCTCTGCGGCCGCGCCCGGTACATCGACGACCACAACTTCCCAGGCTGCTTGCACGGCGTCACCCTCCGGTCCTCCATACCCCACGGTCGCATCCAGCACATCTCTTTCGATCCCCGCTTCCCCTGGGAGGAATGCGTGATCGCCACCGCCCGCGACGTCCCCGGCGGCAACCACGTGGCCCTCATCGAGGAAGACCAGCCCCTCTTGGCGGAGGGGAGGGTCCGCCACGTGATGGAGCCCATCCTCCTCGTGGCCCATCGTTTCCGGCCTCGGGCCTACGAGGCCCTCCGCCACATCCACGTGGAGTACGAGGAGCTGCCGCCCGTGCTCACCGTGGGGGACGCTCTCCGGGCCGAGACCGTGCTCCATCCCCCCGACAACGTTTTCAAGAGCTTTCTCATCGAGAAGGGGGACGTGACGGCCGGCCTGGCCGGGGCCGATTTGGTGGTGGCGGGCGAGTATCGGGTCCCCCACCAGGAGCAGGCCTACATCGAAAACAACGGGATGGCCGCCTACGTGGAGGAGGACGGCACGGTGGTGGTCCTGGGCTCGCTGCAGTGCCCCTATTACGTGCACAAGGCCCTGAAGCACATCTTCGACCTTCCGGACGACAAGGTCCGGGTCGTCCAAACCACCACCGGGGGCGGGTTCGGCGGCAAGGAGGAGTATCCGTCGATGATCGCCGGCCACGCCGCCCTCCTGGCCTTGAAGGCGAGGCGACCGGTCAAGATGATCTACGACCGCGGGGAAGACATGGCCGCCACCACCAAGCGTCATCCCGCCTGGATCAAGCACCGCACGGGGGTGATGCGCGACGGGACGCTCGTGGCCCAGGACATCGAGGTGGTGATGGATGGCGGGGCTTACGTGACCCTGTCCCCGGTTGTCCTGTCCCGGGGGACCCTGCACGCCGGCGGCCCCTACGCGTGCCCGAATGTGCGCATCCGCTCGCGGGTGGTGGCCACCACCACCCCCCCCAACGGGGCCTTCCGCGGCTTCGGAGCCCCCCAGGTCCTGTTCGCGGCCGAGCTGCAGATGGAGAAGGTCGCGGAGAAGCTGGGTCTCGACCCCGTCGTCCTCCGCCGGCGCAACGTCTTCCGCGAGGGGTCGGTGACGGCTACCGGGCAGGTGCTGGAGGAGAGCGTGGGGGCGTCCACCGCGCTCGAGCGCTGCGCCCGGAAGAGCGGCTACGTCCGGAGGCGGGCCGCGCACGTACGCTGGAACCGCGCCCGCCGCCCCACCTGGCGCGGAATCGGCCTCGCCCTCTGCCATCACGGGGCGGGGTTCACGGGCAGCGGCGAGGCGTACCTGAACAGCAAGGCCGCGGTCTCTCTCTCGCGGGGGGGCGAGGTTTGGGTGCTCGCCGCCTCCACCGAGATCGGACAGGGGACGGGCACCATGCTCGCGCAGATC is a genomic window of Vicinamibacteria bacterium containing:
- a CDS encoding xanthine dehydrogenase family protein molybdopterin-binding subunit is translated as MSSRPGVGVNALRREGPEKLCGRARYIDDHNFPGCLHGVTLRSSIPHGRIQHISFDPRFPWEECVIATARDVPGGNHVALIEEDQPLLAEGRVRHVMEPILLVAHRFRPRAYEALRHIHVEYEELPPVLTVGDALRAETVLHPPDNVFKSFLIEKGDVTAGLAGADLVVAGEYRVPHQEQAYIENNGMAAYVEEDGTVVVLGSLQCPYYVHKALKHIFDLPDDKVRVVQTTTGGGFGGKEEYPSMIAGHAALLALKARRPVKMIYDRGEDMAATTKRHPAWIKHRTGVMRDGTLVAQDIEVVMDGGAYVTLSPVVLSRGTLHAGGPYACPNVRIRSRVVATTTPPNGAFRGFGAPQVLFAAELQMEKVAEKLGLDPVVLRRRNVFREGSVTATGQVLEESVGASTALERCARKSGYVRRRAAHVRWNRARRPTWRGIGLALCHHGAGFTGSGEAYLNSKAAVSLSRGGEVWVLAASTEIGQGTGTMLAQIVADTLRIPCEWVEVETPDTGKVPNSGPTVASRTCMIVGGLLERAARQLREEVIKRCGSFPRTRAGLRRAGRLLCGKGPPRRFEAEYQNPPEIRWDEAAYRGDAYGVYSYGAVAVDLEVDRLTFEVRVREVTAVSDIGKAINPRLAEGQIMGGTAQALGYALLENVVYENGFMTNSQLTNYIIPTALDTPPLKVEIVEKPYSRGPSGAKGVGELPMDVPAPAVAAAIRQATGHWIDVLPILPERILEAHLHGPVPRQR
- a CDS encoding NAD(P)-dependent oxidoreductase, coding for MKNIAAKLDDAVYERNFADINPGLSAAAALAEAARCLFCYDAPCIKACPTAIDIPSFIKKIASGNLKGSARTIFEANILGHSCARVCPVEVLCEGACVLNQEHKRPVMIGSLQRLATDFVLDRGIRVLEAGSPNSRRVALIGAGPASFGCAAELARLGYACRIYEKRKIPGGLNTHGIAAYKMRAAEALREVELLRSLGVEVVGEVEVGKDLSISELRAKADSLFLGIGLGTTEALGIPGETLPGVVDALGFIDRVKNEPFRQIDVGRTVVVFGAGNTSVDAATQAKRLGAENVLVVYRRGPEDIPAYDYEYELAKSDGATYVFYALPVRFLGDGALTAVECVRTEIVEDARGRPAVRPIPGSEFHIPCDMAITAVGQKKAVEWLTGMFPGLALEGGRVQVDASGRTNLSGLYAGGDCVNGGKEVVNAVAEGKAAAGAIDQDLGRPRG
- the preA gene encoding NAD-dependent dihydropyrimidine dehydrogenase subunit PreA — translated: MADLTTDCGGIRSPNPFWVASGPPANTAYQVMRAFDAGWGGAVWKTIGEPIINTTSRYGSVDLANVRMMGFNNIELISDRPVEDNLREIAEVKKRYPKNAVVASLMVESKREAWHEIVRRAEGAGADGLELNFGCPHGMSERGMGSAVGQVPEYTRLIVSWVKEVARTPVLVKLTPNISDVTYIGVAAREGGADGVSLINTINSIMGIDLDTLAPRPIVDGKSSHGGYCGPAVKPIALNMVSAVARHPEIGIPISGIGGVASWSDAAEFLLLGASSIQVCTAIMHYGFRIVEDMVDGLSNWMDERGFRTLAEVRGKSLPRVTEWGELNLNFKVIAEIHREKCIGCHLCYVACEDGAHQSIRMVAGGKVPEIIEEKCVGCNLCMLVCPIPGCITMKEIPHGRPATSWRQYQEALGKGIVCEPPGERPPH